In Magnolia sinica isolate HGM2019 chromosome 12, MsV1, whole genome shotgun sequence, a single genomic region encodes these proteins:
- the LOC131220271 gene encoding receptor-like serine/threonine-protein kinase SD1-6 encodes MTIAVKRLSRSGYMSPEYAMEGLFSEKSDVFSFGVLLLEIVSGKKNTSFYHSDRSLNLLGYAWELWKDGRVSELMDPMLGDPTSTCCDILRFIQMGLLCVQESAKDRPMSDIVSMLSNEMATLANPKRPAFFLGRRGLEENSSKNQTENCSNNDLTISEIEAR; translated from the exons TGGTTATATGTCTCCCGAGTATGCAATGGAGGGCCTTTTCTCAGAGAAATCTGACGTCTTTAGCTTCGGAGTCTTACTTCTAGAGATTGTCAGTGGCAAGAAGAACACTAGCTTTTATCATTCCGATAGGTCTCTAAACCTTCTGGGATAT GCATGGGAATTGTGGAAGGATGGTAGGGTCTCTGAGTTGATGGACCCGATGTTAGGTGATCCAACATCTACCTGCTGCGACATTTTGAGATTCATCCAAATGGGACTCTTATGTGTGCAGGAAAGTGCGAAGGATAGACCCATGTCCGACATTGTTTCTATGCTTAGTAATGAAATGGCAACATTGGCTAATCCGAAACGACCAGCATTCTTTCTAGGAAGAAGGGgtcttgaggagaattcatctaaaaaccaaacagagaattGTTCCAATAATGATTTAACTATTTCTGAGATAGAAGCTAGATAG